One genomic region from Thermovirga sp. encodes:
- a CDS encoding thioredoxin-disulfide reductase has translation ISEQLHIQGLLLEPEHVTAFFFSSIDEIQARLATKIEEYSIGASKKVVLLDGYKNKRMVEKLGIAKLPAMVEFRKGKIQRSQQVESMEEAVKFLS, from the coding sequence ATATCGGAACAACTGCACATCCAGGGCCTCCTCCTTGAGCCTGAACACGTCACCGCCTTCTTCTTTTCCAGCATTGACGAGATTCAGGCGAGGCTCGCCACTAAGATCGAGGAGTACTCCATCGGCGCATCAAAAAAGGTGGTCCTTCTGGATGGTTACAAGAACAAGAGGATGGTCGAGAAACTGGGCATCGCGAAACTCCCCGCCATGGTGGAGTTCCGAAAGGGGAAGATCCAACGTTCGCAGCAAGTGGAGTCCATGGAAGAGGCCGTGAAATTCCTGTCGTGA